In a single window of the Verrucomicrobiaceae bacterium genome:
- a CDS encoding sugar nucleotide-binding protein, with protein sequence MDDLPRSSKRIAVLGVDSFIGSHVFHALTSAGYDCIGTTRRAEKAEGKVLHLDLMDEASWAGLRAAKADAAIAFFAISKLDQCEADPASHEINASRIPALLASLSEDGCRPVFLSTNSIFGGERPLCNEDEPVAPLIAYSRQKHKAEQRIQELLGASSHAIVRITRTICAELPPFDGWLRSLCEGATIEAFDDFIFAPMTLPFVTAGLLKIALSAEDGLFHLSGTDVSYYDLACEIARQLGQPAETVIRTNSVTKGVFLRFRPSYSALGMRRTTALMGLEPLSTAAVASHLILSSSSIP encoded by the coding sequence ATGGATGACCTTCCTCGCAGTTCAAAACGGATCGCTGTCCTCGGAGTGGACAGCTTCATTGGTTCGCACGTTTTTCATGCCCTGACATCGGCTGGCTATGATTGCATAGGCACGACGCGCCGTGCTGAGAAGGCAGAAGGAAAAGTCCTCCACCTCGATTTGATGGATGAAGCCTCCTGGGCCGGTTTGCGAGCGGCAAAGGCGGACGCAGCGATCGCGTTTTTTGCCATCAGCAAGCTCGATCAATGCGAGGCAGATCCCGCGAGCCATGAGATCAATGCCAGCCGCATTCCCGCATTGCTCGCCAGCTTGTCCGAAGACGGCTGCCGGCCAGTTTTCCTTTCCACGAATTCCATTTTCGGCGGCGAGCGTCCTCTTTGTAACGAGGATGAGCCAGTGGCTCCACTCATCGCCTATTCTCGCCAAAAGCATAAGGCGGAGCAGCGCATTCAAGAGCTTCTGGGTGCCTCGTCCCACGCGATCGTGCGGATCACCCGCACCATCTGTGCCGAGTTGCCGCCGTTCGATGGCTGGCTGCGGAGCTTGTGTGAAGGGGCTACCATCGAGGCGTTTGATGACTTCATTTTTGCCCCGATGACGCTGCCTTTCGTCACAGCGGGGCTGCTGAAAATCGCCCTGAGCGCTGAAGACGGTCTTTTTCATCTCTCGGGCACGGACGTGAGCTACTACGATTTGGCCTGCGAGATCGCCCGCCAGCTCGGCCAGCCGGCGGAGACGGTGATTCGCACCAATTCCGTCACTAAAGGAGTTTTCTTGCGCTTCCGCCCGAGCTACAGCGCGTTGGGCATGCGCCGCACCACGGCGCTGATGGGCCTCGAACCGCTGAGTACAGCCGCCGTGGCCTCGCATCTTATCCTTTCCTCCTCATCCATCCCATGA
- a CDS encoding class I SAM-dependent methyltransferase: MTQKCPCHDCQSEDVIVFEEYERLTRVTSDCKPWPAGGSLQLCRSCGLLQSGVNPFWIDEITRIYAEYDCHYQSGGVDQAVYDPKSGQPIKRSDKLLGTLVERMLLPPARRLVDVGCGSGAFLAACGQHLPGWELVGLEQAAKYEEKIRSLPGVVDFQPVSLDKLTGEYALMTMIHVLEHIPAPAKNLATLSRQLVEDGVFFIQVPSYEENPFELVVADHSAHFSGRQLLRVIRAAGSHAKHEEQGWLPKELSLVASKCGTPEREKPSEAEIEETASFVRQRLQWLEMVSTEARKLMAKKPFSIFGTSIAANWLLGVIGADAVDFFVDEDPGRKGLKHCGKPIITPDQIPDGATVFVPLAPAVAASVHARLSNPRFSLVVPGL; this comes from the coding sequence ATGACCCAGAAATGTCCCTGCCATGACTGCCAGAGCGAAGACGTCATCGTTTTCGAAGAATACGAGCGCCTTACCCGTGTGACCTCGGACTGCAAGCCCTGGCCGGCTGGCGGTTCCCTCCAGCTCTGCCGTTCCTGCGGACTGCTGCAATCCGGTGTGAATCCCTTCTGGATCGACGAAATCACCCGCATCTATGCGGAGTATGACTGCCACTATCAGTCCGGCGGTGTGGATCAGGCCGTTTACGATCCGAAGAGCGGCCAGCCCATCAAACGCTCCGACAAGCTGCTGGGCACGCTCGTCGAACGCATGCTGCTCCCGCCTGCCCGCCGACTGGTGGATGTGGGCTGTGGCAGCGGTGCCTTCCTCGCGGCCTGCGGCCAGCATTTGCCCGGCTGGGAACTCGTCGGCCTGGAGCAGGCGGCCAAGTACGAGGAGAAAATCCGTTCCTTGCCCGGTGTGGTGGACTTTCAGCCGGTGTCTTTGGACAAGCTGACGGGTGAATACGCCCTCATGACGATGATTCATGTGCTGGAGCATATCCCAGCGCCTGCCAAAAACCTCGCCACACTCAGCCGTCAGCTCGTTGAGGACGGTGTTTTCTTCATCCAGGTGCCATCTTATGAGGAGAACCCTTTCGAACTCGTCGTGGCGGATCACTCTGCGCACTTTTCCGGCAGGCAGCTCCTACGAGTGATCCGTGCGGCGGGCAGCCATGCCAAGCATGAGGAACAGGGCTGGCTGCCGAAGGAACTCAGCCTCGTGGCCTCCAAGTGTGGCACGCCCGAGCGAGAAAAGCCCTCGGAGGCGGAAATCGAGGAAACGGCCTCTTTTGTGCGCCAACGCCTGCAATGGCTCGAAATGGTCTCCACCGAGGCTCGGAAGCTCATGGCGAAGAAGCCGTTTTCCATCTTTGGCACCTCCATCGCCGCCAACTGGCTTCTCGGCGTCATCGGTGCTGATGCGGTGGATTTCTTTGTGGATGAAGATCCGGGCCGCAAGGGCCTGAAGCACTGCGGGAAGCCGATCATCACCCCTGACCAGATTCCAGATGGAGCGACGGTGTTTGTCCCGCTGGCACCTGCGGTGGCGGCTTCTGTGCACGCACGGCTTTCCAACCCGCGTTTCTCCCTGGTGGTGCCCGGATTGTGA
- a CDS encoding nucleotidyltransferase family protein, giving the protein MNALLLAAGKGTRLRPLTEHTPKCLVTVGGLPLMDIWLAGLWQAGFTRFLINTHHLSKIVEAYLARHPLHASVETVFETELLGTAGTLAANKDFCMQGTTLIAHADNFCMCDWSQFLHAHAHRPAGTVMSMMTFRTPTPQSCGIVQLDSRRVVERFFEKPSLPPDNLANAAIYLIEPAVMELLLASNPPMTDISTELIPKLLGKINTWHNDETVIDIGTEASLQYANDVCRDLAYSFSGSIVS; this is encoded by the coding sequence ATGAATGCTCTTCTCCTCGCCGCAGGCAAAGGCACCCGCCTTCGCCCACTTACCGAACACACGCCCAAATGCCTCGTGACAGTCGGCGGCCTGCCCCTCATGGACATTTGGCTGGCAGGCCTTTGGCAGGCGGGCTTCACGCGCTTCCTGATCAACACCCATCATCTCTCCAAGATTGTTGAGGCATATCTTGCCCGTCATCCACTGCATGCGTCAGTGGAGACGGTATTCGAGACCGAACTGCTCGGCACGGCAGGCACACTGGCCGCAAATAAAGATTTTTGCATGCAGGGCACGACATTGATCGCCCACGCGGACAATTTCTGCATGTGCGACTGGAGTCAGTTCCTCCACGCACATGCCCATAGGCCTGCTGGCACTGTGATGAGCATGATGACCTTTCGCACGCCCACGCCGCAGAGTTGCGGCATCGTCCAGCTTGATTCACGTCGAGTGGTCGAACGTTTTTTTGAAAAACCCTCTCTCCCGCCGGACAATCTTGCCAATGCTGCCATCTATCTCATCGAGCCAGCGGTCATGGAACTCCTGCTGGCAAGCAATCCGCCAATGACCGACATCAGCACCGAGTTGATCCCCAAGCTCCTCGGCAAAATCAACACCTGGCACAATGACGAAACCGTCATTGACATTGGCACCGAGGCCAGCCTTCAATACGCTAACGATGTCTGTAGAGATTTGGCATACTCCTTTAGCGGCTCGATCGTTAGCTGA
- a CDS encoding NUDIX hydrolase, which yields MTGAPPSPTSPQIGPSRVVYENKYQTVTAVRVNFGSFEKEIFVNDHGIRAGVLFVRGNEVLMVSQYRLLPRDMAWEIPGGRIDAHEAPEAGAMREALEETGLRGRVLHPLVFFIPGLDTCDNPTHAFWCDDFEAATAGGAHGDPHEIEGQAWLPFQECLDMVFNRRIMDSMTITALLAWQAVQSRVPQASLSSPS from the coding sequence ATGACGGGAGCACCTCCATCGCCCACAAGCCCACAGATCGGGCCGAGCCGTGTCGTGTACGAAAACAAGTACCAAACGGTGACGGCCGTGCGGGTGAATTTCGGCAGCTTTGAGAAGGAAATCTTCGTCAATGACCATGGTATCCGTGCCGGAGTATTATTTGTGCGTGGAAACGAGGTGCTCATGGTGAGTCAATACCGTCTGCTACCGCGTGACATGGCATGGGAGATCCCAGGAGGTCGCATTGATGCGCACGAGGCTCCCGAAGCTGGGGCGATGCGGGAGGCTTTGGAGGAAACTGGGCTCCGTGGACGCGTGCTGCATCCGCTGGTATTCTTCATTCCAGGCCTAGATACCTGTGACAATCCCACACACGCCTTCTGGTGTGATGATTTCGAGGCCGCCACGGCTGGCGGTGCTCACGGGGACCCACACGAGATCGAAGGCCAGGCCTGGCTGCCATTCCAGGAATGTCTCGACATGGTATTCAACCGCAGAATCATGGACAGTATGACGATTACCGCTTTGCTTGCATGGCAGGCCGTGCAAAGCCGTGTCCCGCAAGCGTCCCTTTCCTCTCCTTCATGA
- a CDS encoding adenylyltransferase/cytidyltransferase family protein, with translation MSLEAITAEIQSQAPSGATVVFVHGNFNILHPGHLRLLQFARECGDFLVVGVHTNRMAASAALLDEGHRLEAVKANNWVGHAFLLDVPPADFVAVLKPDVVVKGKEHESRYNAEVEVLAAYGGKLQFGSGETVFSASTLLLQELSQVDALPLVLPHAFPERHGFTLNSLESILRGAGKVRIGVIGDVIIDEYITCDPLGMSQEDPTIVVTPVGSDRFLGGSAIVAAHCAGLGAQVSYFSITGDDALHEFVESKLAAYKVASHLIKDDTRPTTLKQRFRASGKTLLRVNHLRQHGIRRDLQQQLLTQLIPVLDNLDVLVFSDFNYGCLPQVLVDEITTEARKRDVLLMADSQCSSQIGDVSRFKDVDLLTPTEMEARVSTRDHEAGLVVLAERLRQQAGAKNILLKLAGEGVLIHATGKGDAWHTDQLPAFNHLPKDTAGAGDSLLAAAALTIALGGGIWQAAFLGSLAAACQVSRIGNTPLSTAELLHALHS, from the coding sequence ATGAGTCTCGAAGCAATCACAGCAGAAATCCAGAGCCAGGCCCCCTCAGGTGCCACGGTGGTCTTTGTCCACGGTAACTTCAATATCCTGCATCCGGGCCATCTCCGGCTGCTCCAGTTTGCCCGTGAGTGCGGTGATTTCCTGGTCGTCGGCGTGCATACGAACCGCATGGCTGCCAGTGCAGCGCTGCTGGATGAGGGGCACCGCCTGGAAGCTGTGAAGGCGAATAACTGGGTGGGACATGCTTTCCTTCTCGATGTGCCACCGGCGGATTTCGTCGCTGTACTGAAGCCTGATGTCGTGGTCAAAGGCAAAGAACATGAGAGCCGCTACAATGCTGAGGTGGAGGTTCTGGCGGCCTACGGTGGCAAATTGCAGTTTGGTTCTGGTGAGACGGTTTTTTCCGCCTCCACATTGCTACTTCAGGAGTTGTCCCAGGTCGATGCACTGCCACTGGTACTACCACACGCGTTTCCTGAGCGTCACGGCTTTACACTCAACTCGCTGGAGTCCATTCTGCGCGGCGCGGGCAAGGTCCGCATCGGCGTGATCGGGGATGTCATCATTGACGAATACATCACCTGCGACCCGCTCGGCATGTCGCAGGAGGATCCTACCATCGTCGTCACACCGGTGGGATCAGACCGATTTCTGGGCGGGTCGGCCATCGTCGCCGCGCACTGTGCCGGCCTCGGTGCACAAGTGTCCTATTTCTCCATCACCGGCGACGACGCCTTGCATGAGTTCGTCGAAAGCAAACTGGCGGCCTACAAGGTGGCCAGCCACCTAATCAAGGATGATACGCGCCCGACGACACTAAAACAGCGTTTCAGGGCCTCCGGCAAGACACTCCTGCGTGTCAATCACCTGCGCCAGCACGGCATCCGCCGGGATCTCCAACAGCAGTTGCTGACGCAGCTCATCCCGGTGCTCGACAATCTCGACGTGCTGGTGTTTTCCGACTTCAACTATGGCTGCCTGCCACAAGTGTTGGTGGACGAGATTACCACTGAAGCTCGCAAACGCGACGTGTTGCTCATGGCAGACAGCCAATGCTCCTCGCAGATAGGTGACGTCTCGCGCTTTAAAGACGTGGACCTCCTCACACCGACGGAAATGGAGGCGCGGGTAAGCACCCGCGATCATGAGGCCGGCCTCGTGGTGTTGGCGGAACGACTGCGCCAGCAAGCAGGAGCCAAAAACATCCTTCTGAAACTCGCAGGCGAGGGTGTTCTCATCCACGCCACCGGCAAGGGTGATGCTTGGCACACCGACCAACTCCCCGCCTTCAACCATCTGCCCAAAGATACCGCTGGTGCGGGTGACTCGTTGCTGGCCGCCGCCGCGCTGACCATCGCGCTCGGCGGTGGCATCTGGCAGGCTGCTTTCCTTGGATCTCTTGCCGCTGCATGTCAGGTCTCCCGCATCGGTAACACGCCACTTTCCACCGCCGAACTCCTGCACGCCCTGCATTCATGA
- a CDS encoding glycosyltransferase family 4 protein, with translation MKWLALTFGGASTLYRVEQYVSLLRDLGIELVCRPAEELSAISGFAEYDGIFLQKKLLSWSNRRRIAQSGLPVIFDIDDATWHPLEKEHHFLTRWRTQRRLTASLKLSQLALPANEYLAAHLRKDHPRVEVLPMTMPLADWPPMAEKSGPVVLGWAGAPGNHFQLRSIDAALAQVKAAMPEVTVCIFSGVRPEMRTAIEFVPFDLKKQTEVLHSFSIGLLPLPDTAFNHGKSPIKALQYMAAGIPCVASALAGTVEMIGEQNGGALHAANEAEWTHNLLQLARDAALRQKMGQQARERFEAHFTAEATAHKLAVYMRELAKSTSR, from the coding sequence GTGAAATGGCTCGCGTTGACTTTTGGGGGGGCTAGCACGCTTTACCGCGTAGAACAGTATGTGTCGCTGTTGCGGGATTTGGGCATCGAACTGGTGTGTAGGCCCGCAGAAGAGCTTTCGGCCATTTCGGGCTTCGCGGAGTACGATGGCATCTTTCTTCAAAAGAAGCTTCTCTCGTGGTCGAATCGTCGCCGCATCGCGCAGAGTGGTTTGCCGGTCATTTTTGACATTGATGACGCTACCTGGCATCCGCTGGAGAAAGAACATCACTTCCTCACTCGCTGGCGCACGCAGCGCAGGCTCACGGCATCGCTGAAACTGTCTCAGCTTGCGCTTCCGGCGAACGAATACCTCGCGGCGCATCTGCGAAAAGATCATCCGCGAGTCGAGGTACTACCGATGACGATGCCGCTGGCGGATTGGCCACCTATGGCGGAGAAAAGCGGACCCGTGGTGCTCGGCTGGGCGGGAGCGCCGGGGAATCATTTTCAACTCCGCAGCATCGATGCCGCCCTTGCGCAGGTGAAGGCAGCAATGCCGGAGGTGACCGTGTGCATTTTCAGCGGCGTGCGGCCTGAGATGCGCACGGCGATCGAATTTGTGCCTTTTGATCTGAAAAAGCAGACGGAGGTGCTGCACAGCTTTAGCATCGGCCTGCTGCCACTGCCGGACACGGCTTTCAATCACGGCAAATCGCCTATCAAAGCCCTGCAATACATGGCGGCGGGTATTCCATGCGTCGCATCAGCCCTCGCGGGCACGGTGGAGATGATCGGTGAGCAAAACGGCGGCGCTCTCCATGCCGCGAACGAGGCCGAGTGGACGCACAATCTGCTGCAACTCGCCCGCGATGCCGCGCTGCGCCAAAAAATGGGCCAACAGGCTCGCGAGCGATTTGAGGCCCACTTCACCGCCGAGGCTACAGCGCACAAATTGGCTGTTTACATGCGTGAACTGGCTAAAAGCACCTCCAGATGA
- the rfaQ gene encoding putative lipopolysaccharide heptosyltransferase III — MKVLLIKLKNIGDTLLLTPTILGIKQRYPHAHIAVLVRSGTESILLGCPELDEVLLSASPEKQKRSQALLGDLKTLRHIRAQQYDFVFELTDNDRGRWIAMFSKANCRVASAYGRPVPWYFKHGFTDFSTTNWHMMHRVEKDYRLVSEFLPLPEQISPLAFDPPSGYDPLVTEEQSYIIIHPVTRWRRKSWPTESWVKVGRYLISLGYRCIISSGPDEYEIGLADEITQALGDKAVSTRGQRSWGELARLMRGARLFVGLDTAAMHLAAACQCPIVALFGPSIEHHWSPWKTPHEIVSPGGLLHYNYPDFIYDAEKRKMEDILAADVIAACDRMLAKRGGGA; from the coding sequence ATGAAGGTATTACTCATCAAGCTCAAGAACATCGGGGACACATTGTTACTCACCCCAACAATTCTAGGCATCAAACAAAGGTATCCACACGCTCATATAGCGGTGCTGGTGCGCAGCGGCACAGAATCCATCCTTCTTGGCTGTCCAGAACTCGACGAGGTGTTGCTCTCCGCGTCACCTGAAAAACAAAAACGATCCCAGGCTCTGCTCGGAGACTTGAAAACTCTCAGACACATTCGTGCTCAACAGTATGACTTCGTCTTCGAGCTTACGGATAATGATCGAGGTCGCTGGATAGCGATGTTTAGCAAAGCTAATTGCCGCGTTGCTAGTGCTTACGGGCGGCCCGTCCCCTGGTATTTCAAACATGGTTTTACTGATTTTAGCACAACGAACTGGCACATGATGCATCGCGTCGAAAAGGACTACCGTCTTGTCAGTGAATTCCTACCACTCCCGGAACAAATTTCTCCTCTCGCCTTTGATCCTCCGTCTGGGTATGATCCTCTTGTTACAGAGGAACAGAGTTACATCATCATTCACCCCGTCACGCGTTGGAGACGTAAATCTTGGCCCACTGAATCTTGGGTTAAAGTTGGTAGATACCTAATCTCACTCGGCTACCGCTGCATCATTAGCTCAGGTCCTGATGAGTATGAGATTGGACTCGCTGATGAAATAACCCAAGCACTGGGCGATAAAGCCGTTTCTACACGTGGACAGCGATCATGGGGTGAACTGGCGCGGCTTATGCGGGGCGCCCGCCTTTTCGTTGGTCTCGACACAGCGGCAATGCACCTAGCCGCAGCCTGCCAGTGCCCTATCGTTGCTTTATTTGGCCCATCGATTGAGCATCACTGGAGTCCCTGGAAGACTCCACATGAGATTGTCAGCCCAGGCGGCTTACTGCACTACAATTACCCCGACTTCATTTATGACGCTGAGAAACGCAAAATGGAGGACATCCTCGCTGCGGATGTGATCGCGGCCTGTGATCGGATGCTCGCGAAGAGGGGGGGCGGGGCGTGA
- a CDS encoding cupin fold metalloprotein, WbuC family, whose translation MSQLLNKSPHSYQSSLPFGSLDRTGMQVVADDAVGAAKLRSRVLCHQGLQDCPQEMIICLEPQTYIRPHRHFGRAESGLGLSGAADAVFFDEQGTITDVWPMGTYESGLRFFYRIREPVFHCLVVRGGPFVFHEVSTGPFSRERTEFAPWTPPEDDAAAVTAYLDDLARRIDEFYGSRKHG comes from the coding sequence ATGAGCCAGCTCCTCAACAAAAGCCCGCACTCCTATCAATCATCCCTCCCGTTTGGCAGCTTGGACCGCACCGGGATGCAAGTGGTGGCCGATGACGCCGTGGGTGCGGCGAAGCTTCGTTCGCGGGTTCTTTGCCATCAAGGGCTGCAAGACTGCCCGCAGGAGATGATCATCTGCCTGGAGCCGCAGACTTACATCCGCCCTCACCGTCACTTTGGCCGTGCCGAATCGGGTCTGGGCCTGAGCGGAGCAGCGGATGCCGTGTTCTTCGATGAACAAGGCACCATCACCGATGTTTGGCCCATGGGCACCTACGAGTCCGGGCTACGCTTTTTCTACCGCATCCGAGAGCCCGTGTTTCATTGCCTCGTGGTTCGCGGCGGGCCGTTTGTGTTTCATGAAGTGTCCACCGGGCCTTTCTCACGGGAGCGCACCGAGTTCGCTCCCTGGACGCCACCGGAGGATGATGCAGCAGCCGTTACGGCTTATCTCGATGACCTAGCTCGTCGGATCGACGAGTTTTATGGTTCCAGGAAGCATGGATGA
- a CDS encoding transposase, with the protein MNTTGTKKRAHDEQFKRDAVALLDSGRKAAQLARELGISPWNLRALEGTLRHWRSQPCAANSNPSALRITF; encoded by the coding sequence ATGAACACGACGGGAACGAAAAAACGCGCCCATGACGAGCAGTTCAAACGCGATGCAGTCGCACTGCTCGATAGCGGTCGCAAGGCCGCCCAGCTTGCCCGGGAACTGGGCATCTCTCCTTGGAACCTGCGCGCCTTGGAAGGAACGCTACGGCACTGGAGATCGCAGCCCTGCGCCGCGAACTCGAATCCATCCGCGCTCAGAATTACATTTTAA
- a CDS encoding FkbM family methyltransferase — MTAPQFNASKLRRALLCLNKDSRRDFRFFRQFPHNPLRTFLDIGAYHGEFTDRVLRHYPVERVHLFEPFPDSISLLKTRYQNEPRCTVHPFALSDTSGSTALHVLNHADSSSLLDPAADAGAVLHREFREVKQTPIEMRRLDEIPGIADVPHYDLAKIDVQGAELKVLRGFGALLERIQAIYIEVNFTSLYQDGAVFCETHAFLEQGGFKLGFIQEFRRNEVGVMIYANAYYFRTGAR, encoded by the coding sequence ATGACCGCCCCTCAATTCAACGCCTCCAAACTGCGCCGTGCGCTGCTTTGTCTTAACAAAGACAGCCGCCGTGACTTTCGTTTCTTTCGCCAGTTCCCGCATAATCCGCTACGTACCTTCCTCGACATCGGTGCGTATCACGGGGAGTTCACCGACCGCGTATTGCGGCACTACCCGGTGGAGAGAGTACACCTCTTCGAGCCATTCCCGGACTCGATCTCGCTTTTGAAGACGCGATATCAAAACGAGCCACGATGCACGGTGCATCCCTTCGCGCTTTCCGATACGAGCGGCTCCACGGCGCTGCATGTGCTCAATCACGCGGATTCCAGTTCGCTGCTCGATCCCGCGGCGGATGCGGGTGCTGTTTTGCACCGCGAATTCCGCGAGGTGAAGCAAACGCCCATCGAAATGCGCCGTTTGGATGAAATCCCCGGTATAGCAGACGTGCCGCACTATGACTTGGCTAAGATAGACGTGCAAGGTGCCGAGCTGAAAGTGTTACGCGGCTTCGGCGCACTACTGGAGCGCATTCAGGCCATCTACATTGAGGTGAACTTCACATCGCTTTACCAAGACGGCGCGGTGTTTTGTGAAACGCATGCCTTTTTGGAGCAGGGTGGCTTCAAGCTCGGTTTCATTCAGGAGTTCCGCCGGAATGAAGTGGGCGTCATGATCTACGCCAACGCTTACTATTTCAGGACTGGTGCACGATGA
- a CDS encoding transposase, with amino-acid sequence MLATEVCAAFSASRSTYGSPRLMHALRAKGLRHGNNRIARLIQLAGFCTGADQTGQFRQRRPKPCP; translated from the coding sequence CTGCTCGCTACCGAGGTCTGCGCCGCCTTCAGCGCCAGCCGCAGCACCTACGGATCGCCACGCCTCATGCACGCCTTGCGCGCCAAGGGCCTGCGCCACGGCAACAACCGCATCGCCCGGCTCATACAATTGGCCGGATTTTGCACAGGAGCAGACCAGACCGGTCAGTTTCGTCAGAGGCGACCAAAGCCTTGTCCATGA
- a CDS encoding TIGR04372 family glycosyltransferase: MKLGRWITRTRLVSKPPFILNAQALYERAQASLECGDWALAVEGFLKASEIVRSWADPCRQLGELAVRLRQPDEAVMWFVEGLRRSPEDIRLHHSYLAALLLSDPAHCERLLDVSQGKLPVVPIGHDAVWRKKLTTAFPQPRLHPASGCHEQIPRGIEIGAVVRTLEVFTRSWSYDNDRDGVRTVQEAIHQWRMQIADERGSHRLQLDPEWISNIGQLAFMGVIAKFGRLGLLQDHSPLLPPVASGPAANMAMLEYWSDLFTSPPLAQPSANALEPMVQVCNYLKLTDGRSLLLYEEAAPLAEQLWAQHGLPPILQTRAEHLSRGRECLEQLGVPKEAWFVTMHVRDQGFYGKGCDPGRCADILTYLPSVRMIHEQGGWVVRIGDVGMKPLPACPGLVDYPHSAHKSPWMDVFLMSQCRFFIGTNSGPAFVPPLFGVPCLYTNWFPFSLCPFIAGNLLIPKLYWNESEHRHLTFAEMIQMPLWLSFHLKSLKRRGLALQDNTPEEIQAAVTQMLQKVQGTSLVNQDDELRQKRLADIASAYPWAWSLRLGKDFLEAHELLLEAPPTRGASA; this comes from the coding sequence ATGAAACTGGGACGATGGATCACGCGCACTCGGTTGGTTTCAAAGCCGCCGTTTATTCTGAATGCACAAGCATTATACGAGCGTGCTCAGGCAAGTCTTGAATGCGGCGATTGGGCATTGGCTGTAGAAGGTTTTCTAAAGGCCTCAGAGATCGTGCGCAGTTGGGCTGATCCCTGCCGACAACTGGGTGAACTCGCGGTGCGTTTGCGGCAGCCAGATGAAGCTGTCATGTGGTTTGTAGAGGGGCTTCGTCGCTCGCCTGAAGACATTCGTCTTCATCACAGCTATCTGGCTGCACTGTTGTTGTCCGATCCAGCACATTGCGAGCGACTGCTCGATGTAAGTCAGGGGAAATTGCCAGTTGTACCAATCGGACACGATGCTGTCTGGCGAAAAAAACTCACAACAGCATTTCCCCAACCGAGGCTTCACCCCGCCAGCGGGTGCCACGAACAAATCCCTCGTGGCATAGAGATCGGCGCCGTGGTCCGAACCCTGGAGGTATTCACAAGGTCGTGGAGTTATGACAATGATCGAGATGGTGTCCGCACTGTCCAAGAAGCAATCCATCAATGGCGGATGCAAATTGCAGATGAACGTGGCAGCCATCGGCTTCAACTCGACCCGGAGTGGATTTCAAATATCGGTCAGCTCGCATTTATGGGCGTCATCGCAAAATTCGGGCGATTGGGTTTGTTGCAGGACCATAGCCCGCTGCTGCCTCCAGTAGCGTCTGGGCCAGCGGCAAACATGGCGATGTTGGAGTATTGGAGCGACCTGTTTACTTCGCCCCCCCTAGCGCAACCATCCGCGAACGCGCTCGAACCAATGGTGCAAGTTTGCAATTACCTGAAGTTGACTGACGGGCGCTCGCTTTTGTTATATGAGGAAGCTGCCCCTCTGGCGGAACAGCTTTGGGCGCAGCACGGCCTCCCGCCCATTTTGCAGACCAGAGCGGAACATCTATCACGCGGTCGGGAGTGCTTGGAACAATTGGGAGTTCCAAAGGAAGCGTGGTTTGTCACCATGCACGTGCGCGATCAGGGGTTTTATGGCAAAGGCTGTGATCCAGGGCGCTGCGCTGACATCCTGACCTACCTACCGTCCGTCCGTATGATTCATGAGCAAGGTGGCTGGGTCGTACGAATTGGCGATGTTGGCATGAAGCCGCTGCCCGCTTGTCCTGGGCTGGTGGATTACCCTCACTCCGCTCACAAGAGCCCATGGATGGACGTATTTCTGATGAGTCAGTGCCGGTTCTTTATTGGCACCAATTCTGGCCCAGCATTTGTACCACCGCTGTTTGGAGTACCCTGCCTTTATACCAATTGGTTTCCATTTAGCTTGTGTCCTTTTATCGCTGGCAACTTGTTGATCCCTAAACTTTACTGGAATGAATCTGAGCATCGTCATCTTACTTTTGCAGAGATGATTCAAATGCCGCTTTGGCTCTCCTTTCATCTGAAATCGCTCAAACGACGCGGACTTGCTCTCCAGGATAACACCCCTGAAGAAATCCAAGCTGCGGTCACACAGATGCTTCAAAAAGTGCAAGGTACTTCACTGGTTAATCAGGATGATGAACTGCGGCAAAAGCGCCTAGCTGACATAGCCAGCGCCTATCCCTGGGCCTGGAGCCTCCGGCTGGGCAAGGATTTCTTAGAGGCACACGAGCTGCTGCTGGAAGCACCGCCAACTCGAGGGGCTTCTGCATGA